Proteins co-encoded in one Quercus robur chromosome 8, dhQueRobu3.1, whole genome shotgun sequence genomic window:
- the LOC126697315 gene encoding uncharacterized protein LOC126697315, which yields MVSANDPIESFLNSIQVVKEVLSPLELGIRKAAKDLEHCWGGPKNRGNGNSDDSVVLVNQLNSKVEIFGVKKKSNSSNSNGQCVVDCGDERKKGLSIKVPIKAFLGMFSGNGHRVEVLNRGLKEKGRDSGKADGGSCVNCLQFAVTWSLLFNSFVQSLPSPFKAGKKRFQKAGDGEKLCSCMKPKALSEVKQRESKEQCVGSLQNEGNHVSLECFMGFIFDQLAQSLQKFDQGLQEDSHKSCDDASLSPPASSNFDHLRALTTMLEGRKADVNGFLGNLRFARVGGVPSGVVGVTSSVDEEGDDGVTPGNREETGGTLPQKLASGILSIPLSNVERLRSTLSTVSLSELIELVPQLGRTSTDYPDKKKLFSVQDFFRYTETEGRRFFEELDRDGDGQVTLEDLEVAFRKRKLPRRYANELMRRTKSHIFSNSFGWKQFLSLMEQKEPTILRAYTSLCLSKSGTLQKSEILASLKNAGLPSNEDNAVAMMRFLNADTEGPISYGHFRNFMLLLPSDRLQDDPRSIWFEAATVVAVAPPVQIPAGSVLRSALAGGLSCALSCSLMHPVDTIKTRVQASTLTFPEIISKLPQIGIRGLYRGSIPAILGQFSSHGLRTGIFEASKLVLINVAPTLPEIQVQSLSSFCSTVLGTAVRIPCEVLKQRLQAGLFDNVGEAIVGTWQQDGLKGFFRGTGATLCREVPFYVAGMGLYAESKKVAQQLLGRDLEPWETIAVGALSGGLAAVTTTPFDVMKTRMMTAQGRSVSMSIVFLSILRHEGPLGLFKGAVPRFFWIAPLGAMNFAGYELARKAMDKHEEQLVVDQLSQKKVASTG from the exons ATGGTGTCTGCGAATGACCCAATCGAATCGTTTTTGAATTCGATTCAAGTAGTGAAAGAGGTGCTTTCGCCGCTCGAATTAGGGATTCGGAAAGCGGCGAAAGATCTTGAACATTGTTGGGGAGGACCAAAGAACAGAGGGAATGGCAATAGTGACGATAGTGTTGTATTGGTTAACCAATTGAATAGTAAAGTTGAGATCTTTGGTGTGAAAAAGAAGAGTAACAGTAGTAATAGTAATGGTCAGTGTGTTGTTGATTGTGGTGATGAGAGAAAGAAGGGGTTGTCGATTAAGGTTCCCATTAAGGCCTTCTTGGGAATGTTTTCGGGAAATGGGCATCGGGTTGAGGTGCTCAATAGAGGGTTGAAAGAGAAAGGGAGGGATTCGGGTAAGGCGGATGGTGGGTCTTGTGTGAATTGCTTGCAGTTTGCAGTCACTTGGTCTTTGTTGTTTAACAGTTTCGTTCAGTCGCTTCCAAGCCCGTTCAAAGCGGGCAAGAAGCGGTTTCAGAAGGCTGGGGATGGAGAAAAATTGTGTTCTTGCATGAAGCCAAAGGCTTTATCTGAAGTGAAACAAAGGGAGTCTAAGGAACAATGTGTTGGGTCGTTACAGAATGAAGGAAATCATGTGTCACTTGAGTGCTTTATGGGTTTTATTTTCGATCAGTTGGCTCAGAGTCTTCAGAAGTTTGATCAGGGTTTGCAAGAAGACAGTCACAAGAGTTGTGATGATGCTTCTTTGTCACCACCCGCTTCGTCTAATTTTGATCATTTGAGGGCACTTACTACTATGTTGGAGGGTCGAAAAGCAGATGTTAATGGGTTTTTGGGAAATTTGAGGTTTGCTAGAGTGGGAGGTGTGCCGTCTGGTGTAGTTGGAGTAACTTCTTCGGTTgatgaagagggtgatgatggTGTTACCCCTGGAAACAGGGAAGAAACTGGAGGCACTTTACCGCAGAAGCTGGCCAGTGGTATACTTAGTATTCCTCTATCGAATGTGGAGCGCTTGAGATCCACATTATCCACAGTTTCTTTGTCAGAACTAATTGAGCTTGTACCACAGTTGGGGCGCACTTCTACAGATTATCCTGACAAGAAGAAACTATTCTCTGTCCAGGATTTCTTTAGATACACAGAAACTGAAG GAAGGAGGTTCTTTGAGGAGTTGGATAGGGATGGTGATGGCCAAGTAACTTTGGAAGATCTTGAAGTTGcatttagaaagagaaaattgCCACGAAGATATGCTAATGAGCTTATGCGCCGCACTAAAAGTCACATATTTTCAAACTCTTTTGGTTGGAAACAGTTTTTGTCCTTGATGGAGCAGAAGGAACCAACCATTCTTCGTGCTTATACTTCTCTCTGTCTGAGCAAGTCTGGTACACTGCAAAAGAGTGAAATATTGGCATCTCTTAAAAATGCGGGGCTTCCATCAAATGAAGACAATGCTGTTGCCATGATGCGATTTCTGAATGCAGACACAGAAGGGCCTATTTCTTATGGACATTTCCGGAACTTTATGCTGCTTCTCCCTTCTGATCGACTTCAAGATGATCCTCG GAGTATCTGGTTTGAAGCTGCAACTGTTGTTGCTGTTGCACCACCTGTGCAAATACCAGCTGGAAGTGTTCTAAGATCTGCATTGGCAGGAGGCCTTTCTTGTGCACTTTCTTGTTCTTTAATGCACCCTGTCGATACAATTAAG ACTCGGGTACAGGCATCAACACTGACCTTCCCTGAAATCATTTCAAAGCTTCCACAGATTGGAATTCGGGGGTTATACAGGGGTTCAATCCCTGCCATTCTTGGACAATTTTCAAG CCATGGTCTGCGGACTGGAATATTTGAAGCAAGCAAACTTGTTTTGATAAATGTTGCTCCAACACTCCCAGAGATCCAG GTCCAATCCTTATCTTCATTCTGTAGCACAGTTTTGGGGACAGCAGTGCGGATCCCTTGCGAGGTGTTAAAACAACGGTTGCAGGCTGGCCTTTTTGACAATGTGGGGGAGGCTATTGTTGGGACTTGGCAACAAGATGGTCTTAAAGGTTTTTTTCGTGGGACTGGTGCAACTCTTTGTCGGGAGGTTCCATTCTATGTGGCTGGCATGGGGCTTTATGCTGAATCCAAAAAG GTTGCCCAGCAACTTTTGGGGCGGGATCTAGAGCCCTGGGAAACAATTGCTGTAGGAGCTTTATCTGGTGGGCTAGCTGCTGTTACCACTACACCCTTTGATGTGATGAAGACTAGAATGATGACTGCTCAAGGTCGATCCGTATCAATGTCAATTGTATTCCTCTCTATACTTCGCCATGAGGGACCCTTGGGCTTATTTAAAGGAGCAGTGCCTAGGTTCTTTTGGATTGCTCCCTTGGGAGCCATGAACTTTGCAGGCTATGAGCTTGCAAGGAAGGCCATGGACAAACATGAGGAACAACTAGTTGTCGACCAGCTGTCTCAGAAGAAGGTGGCAAGTACTGGATAA
- the LOC126697320 gene encoding ATP synthase subunit d, mitochondrial, with protein MSGAGKKVVDVAFKASKNIDWEGMAKLLVSDEARKEFATLRRAFDEVNTTLSTKFSQEPEPIDWEYYRKGIGSRLVDMYKEAYDSIEIPKYVDTVTPQYLPKFDALLVELKEAEEKSLKESERLEKEIVEVQELKKKISTMTANEYFEKHPELKKKFDDEIRNDYWGY; from the exons ATGAGTGGTGCTGGAAAGAAAGTAGTGGATGTGGCATTCAAAGCTTCGAAAAACATTGACTGGGAAGGGATGGCAAAGCTTCTCGTCTCCGATGAGGCTCGCAAAGAATTCGCTACTCTTCGTCGCGCTTTTGACGAGGTCAACACTACCCTCTCGACCAAGTTCAGCCAG GAACCTGAACCCATAGATTGGGAGTACTATAGAAAAGGAATTGGGTCACGCTTGGTGGATATGTACAAGGAGGCTTATGACA GCATTGAGATCCCCAAGTATGTAGACACAGTCACTCCTCAATACCTGCCTAAATTTGATGCATTG TTGGTCGAATTGAAAGAAGCAGAGGAGAAATCCTTGAAGGAGTCTGAGCGTTTGGAGAAGGAAATTGTTGAAGTACAAGAGTTGAAG AAAAAGATTAGCACCATGACAGCAAATGAATACTTTGAGAAGCATCCAGAGCTGAAGAAAAAGTTTGATGATGAAATCCGTAATGACTACTGGGGCTATTGA